In Oncorhynchus nerka isolate Pitt River linkage group LG26, Oner_Uvic_2.0, whole genome shotgun sequence, one DNA window encodes the following:
- the LOC115110067 gene encoding prolactin has translation MTRRSQGTKLHLAVLCLVVSCHAIGLSDLMERASQRSDKLHSLSTSLTKDLDSHFPPMGRVMMPRPSMCHTSSLQTPKDKEQALKVSENELISLARSLLLAWNDPLLLLSSEAPTLPHPSNGDISSKIRELQDYSKSLGDGLDIMVNKMGPSSQYISSIPFKGGDLGNDKTSRLINFHFLMSCFRRDSHKIDSFLKVLRCRATKMRPETC, from the exons ATGACTCGCCGATCCCAGGGTACCAAACTCCACTTAGCAG TTCTGTGTCTAGTTGTGTCCTGTCATGCCATTGGCCTTAGTGACCTAATGGAGAGAGCTTCCCAGCGATCAGACAAGCTTCACTCACTCAGCACTTCCCTCACCAAGGACCTG gacTCTCACTTCCCACCAATGGGACGAGTGATGATGCCACGCCCGTCTATGTGTCACACCTCCTCACTCCAGACACCCAAGGACAAGGAGCAAGCACTCAAAGTATCG GAGAATGAGCTGATCTCCCTGGCCCGCTCCCTCCTCCTGGCCTGGAACGATCCCCTGCTGCTGCTCTCCTCAGAGGCGCCCACTCTGCCACACCCCTCCAATGGCGACATCAGCAGTAAGATCAGGGAACTGCAGGACTACTCCAAGAGCCTGGGAGATGGACTGGACATAATGGTAAACAAG ATGGGACCCTCCTCCCAGTACATTTCTTCAATCCCCTTCAAGGGTGGAGACCTCGGCAATGACAAGACCTCCCGCCTCATCAACTTCCACTTCCTCATGTCCTGCTTCCGCAGGGACTCCCACAAAATCGACAGTTTCCTCAAGGTCCTTCGATGCCGGGCTACCAAAATGCGACCAGAAACATGTTAG